The Candidatus Limnocylindrales bacterium genome has a segment encoding these proteins:
- a CDS encoding NADH-quinone oxidoreductase subunit J, translated as MLLAIIFTIFAAITIISAGMVVFSQNIVYSAFSLLFTFFGIAGLYVLLAADFLAATQLLIYVGGILVLLLFGVMLTHKIHEVNLSNESMRLAPAAIVVLSFLGLLSIVVYRTQWPTVPVPELTPTTARIGTLFMTDYLLPFEIASLVLLTALVGAVFIARGRVKK; from the coding sequence ATGCTGTTAGCCATTATCTTTACCATCTTTGCAGCTATTACCATTATTTCTGCAGGTATGGTGGTCTTCTCCCAAAATATCGTTTATTCGGCCTTCTCCCTACTTTTTACTTTCTTTGGAATAGCCGGATTATATGTCCTTTTAGCTGCCGATTTCCTTGCAGCCACGCAATTGTTGATTTATGTGGGTGGGATTCTCGTGTTACTTTTATTCGGGGTCATGCTGACCCATAAAATCCATGAAGTAAATTTGAGCAATGAATCCATGCGGTTGGCTCCCGCCGCCATCGTTGTTTTATCTTTCCTTGGTTTATTGAGCATCGTGGTTTATCGAACCCAATGGCCGACAGTTCCCGTACCGGAATTAACCCCAACCACAGCCCGAATCGGAACTCTTTTTATGACAGATTATCTCCTTCCCTTTGAAATAGCCTCCCTGGTTCTTTTAACTGCCCTGGTAGGGGCGGTATTCATTGCAAGGGGAAGGGTTAAAAAATGA
- a CDS encoding NADH-quinone oxidoreductase subunit I, whose protein sequence is MKAYFQNIFEAVRSILIGMKVTWRHLFTKPVTLQYPHEKLDYPERTRGMLFCKIEDCIGCLQCARACPVNCIYIDAPKAPKEVDLGVTSDGTKKRLYVTQFDIDMTLCCYCGLCTEPCPTECLIMTEAYEYTVYDRSDLLLRFAKKGVSY, encoded by the coding sequence ATGAAAGCATATTTTCAAAATATTTTTGAAGCAGTCCGGTCTATTCTCATAGGAATGAAAGTAACCTGGCGTCATCTATTTACTAAACCGGTTACTTTACAATATCCCCATGAAAAACTGGATTATCCAGAAAGAACCCGAGGCATGTTGTTTTGCAAAATAGAAGATTGTATAGGATGTCTCCAGTGCGCCAGGGCCTGTCCGGTGAACTGTATCTACATCGATGCTCCTAAAGCTCCTAAAGAGGTAGACCTGGGGGTAACTTCAGATGGGACCAAGAAAAGATTATATGTTACCCAGTTTGATATCGATATGACCTTGTGTTGCTATTGCGGGCTTTGTACAGAACCCTGTCCTACAGAATGCCTGATCATGACCGAGGCCTATGAGTATACCGTCTATGACCGATCAGACTTGCTTCTTCGTTTCGCCAAGAAAGGAGTCTCTTATTAA
- the nuoK gene encoding NADH-quinone oxidoreductase subunit NuoK — MNMIVLEHYLLVGAILFCLGFFCVLTRRNAVAVLMGVELIFNAANLNFVAFARFGTLNIDGIMFAIFIIMLAAAEATVALAIVLNIYRQLDTVNLDEADLMKG; from the coding sequence ATGAATATGATCGTGCTGGAACATTACCTCCTGGTGGGTGCCATATTATTCTGCCTGGGGTTTTTCTGTGTTTTAACCCGACGCAACGCTGTAGCCGTCCTTATGGGCGTTGAATTAATTTTCAACGCTGCTAACCTTAATTTTGTGGCCTTTGCTCGTTTTGGAACTCTGAACATCGATGGAATTATGTTTGCCATCTTCATTATTATGTTGGCCGCAGCAGAGGCTACGGTGGCTCTGGCCATCGTACTAAATATCTACCGGCAACTGGATACGGTTAACCTGGATGAAGCCGATCTCATGAAAGGATAA